From a single Capsicum annuum cultivar UCD-10X-F1 chromosome 12, UCD10Xv1.1, whole genome shotgun sequence genomic region:
- the LOC107870503 gene encoding glucan endo-1,3-beta-glucosidase 2, with product METNKSLLFLLFLAVSAVFADEDVFIGVNIGTELSDMPHPTQVVALLKAQQIRHVRLFNADRGMLLALANTGIKVAVSVPNEQILGVGQSNTTAANWVAQNVVAHYPATNITTICVGSEVLSSLPNAAPILVNALKFVHSALLASNLDRQIKVSTPLASTIILDSFPPSQAFFNHTLKPVLVPLLKFLQSTNSYFMLNVYPYYDYILSNGVIPLDYALFNPLAANKEAVDSNTLLHYTNVFDAMIDAAYFAMEDVNITNIPVVVTESGWPSMGDSNEPDATVENANTYNSNLIKHVLNKTGTPKHPGIAVSTYLYELYNEDNKAGPLSEKNWGLFNNNGTPVYILRLTDSGSLFANNTSNQTYCAAKEGADSKMLQAALDWACGAGKVDCAPMLQGEPCYEPDNVAAHATYAFNAYYHMMGRAPGTCDFNGVATITTTNPSHGSCVFSSISRNGTFLNGTAPAVDSTSSSSAYPVQYLNNNAFSTTLMMILGILGLTVVLL from the exons ATGGAAACTAATAAATCCTTGCTTTTCTTGCTGTTTTTAGCTGTTTCTGCAGTTTTTGCTGATGAAG ATGTCTTTATTGGAGTAAACATTGGAACGGAGCTATCGGACATGCCACACCCAACTCAAGTGGTTGCACTTCTTAAAGCACAGCAAATCCGTCATGTACGGCTCTTTAATGCTGATCGTGGTATGCTTCTTGCGCTTGCAAATACAGGCATCAAAGTTGCTGTTTCTGTGCCCAATGAACAGATCCTTGGTGTTGGTCAATCAAATACCACTGCTGCTAATTGGGTTGCCCAAAATGTCGTCGCACATTATCCAGCGACCAACATCACGACCATATGTGTTGGTTCCGAGGTTCTATCATCCCTTCCAAATGCTGCACCGATCCTTGTCAACGCCCTTAAGTTTGTTCATTCAGCCCTTTTGGCATCGAACCTGGACAGGCAAATAAAAGTTTCAACACCTCTAGCTTCTACCATCATCCTCGACTCGTTCCCCCCATCGCAGGCCTTCTTCAATCACACCTTGAAACCAGTATTAGTACCACTGCTCAAATTCCTGCAATCCACTAATTCTTATTTCATGCTAAACGTCTATCCCTATTACGACTACATACTATCCAATGGCGTTATTCCACTAGATTATGCTCTCTTCAATCCTCTAGCTGCAAATAAAGAAGCAGTGGACTCCAACACACTTTTGCATTATACTAACGTCTTTGATGCAATGATCGACGCTGCTTACTTTGCAATGGAGGATGTCAATATCACCAATATTCCTGTTGTGGTGACTGAATCAGGCTGGCCATCAATGGGCGACTCGAATGAACCCGATGCTACAGTAGAGAATGCCAACACTTACAACAGCAATCTGATAAAGCATGTGCTAAACAAAACCGGAACTCCCAAGCATCCCGGTATTGCTGTTAGTACTTACCTCTACGAGCTATACAACGAAGACAATAAGGCGGGGCCTTTGTCAGAGAAGAATTGGGGATTATTTAATAACAACGGAACACCAGTTTATATTCTACGGTTGACTGATTCAGGATCTCTTTTTGCAAACAATACTTCAAACCAGACTTACTGCGCTGCAAAAGAAGGGGCAGATTCTAAAATGCTACAGGCTGCTTTAGATTGGGCTTGCGGAGCTGGTAAGGTAGATTGTGCACCAATGTTGCAGGGGGAACCGTGTTATGAGCCAGATAACGTGGCTGCACATGCTACCTATGCTTTTAATGCTTACTATCACATGATGGGGAGGGCTCCCGGGACTTGTGACTTCAATGGGGTGGCTACGATCACTACGACTAATCCAA GTCATGGTTCTTGTGTTTTTTCAAG TATCAGCAGAAATGGAACTTTCCTAAATGGCACGGCTCCAGCTGTTGATTCCACGAGTTCATCATCAGCCTATCCCGTCCAATATCTAAACAACAACGCCTTCTCGACCACACTGATGATGATTCTCGGAATTCTAGGATTGACCGTGGTTCTTTTGTAG